GCTATCCCGGCAAGCCACCGTGTCCTTTCCAGTCCACGGTCAAATTTCTTTTGCACCAAAAAACCCCCTCGGACGGAAAACCAGGATGATGATCAGGAGCGCGTAAGGAAGCGCCGTCTTCATCGAAGGCGTGAACATCAACGCCGCGATTGCCTCGGCGACGCCGATCACCAGGCCTCCGAGGAGTGCTCCACCAAAGCTGCCGAGCCCGCCCACGATGACCGTCACGAAAGCAAGGAGAGTGAAATCCACGGCGAGATATGGTTGAGCGTCGAAGAGGGGAGATATCAGGGCGCCGGCGACCCCTGCGCAAGCTGCCCCGATGCCAAAGGTGACCGCATAGACTCTTGGAATGTTCAGTCCAACGATGAGGCCGCCCAAACGATTGTCCGCCGCCGCCCGCAGCGAGCGGCCGAACGAGGAGAACTTCAGATACGCTCCAAGCAGAGCTATAAGCAGCCCGGCGGTCGCTGCCGCCTGCACTCTCGCCAG
This Bradyrhizobium sp. CCBAU 53421 DNA region includes the following protein-coding sequences:
- a CDS encoding branched-chain amino acid ABC transporter permease, producing MLSLWLNVLASGILLGLVYGLVALGLTIIFGVMRVVNFAHGEMVVFGVYIGYWTVRLWNVPIIVAAAIAAVVMFVFGYLLETLIVKRFVNRPHHYQFIVFIGLSLLFSGTLLVAFGPDPRPTASQLSFQTVSLGFVTLDLARVQAAATAGLLIALLGAYLKFSSFGRSLRAAADNRLGGLIVGLNIPRVYAVTFGIGAACAGVAGALISPLFDAQPYLAVDFTLLAFVTVIVGGLGSFGGALLGGLVIGVAEAIAALMFTPSMKTALPYALLIIILVFRPRGFFGAKEI